The following proteins come from a genomic window of Alnus glutinosa chromosome 10, dhAlnGlut1.1, whole genome shotgun sequence:
- the LOC133879590 gene encoding formin-like protein 1, translating into MPTFFFFFFSLSTIIFLLLVSSSPILGRRTLLHQPFLPLDSLPPSQPPSSSSSSPSPPTTPTTTTTTTTTPAPKFPFSSSPPNPSPFFPSYPSPPPPPSPASFATFPANISSLIVPQPHSTKRSSPKIVAGAVGASSAVLLGIAIFLYFRRRRSHEFADDKTSRSTNSSRLFPANVGASKTSPTARDSEFLYLGTLVNSRGVDDVQRPANRRRVDDISLNTRKLDSPELRPLPPLARHLSREGLDEAEEEDEDEEFYSPRVSLGGTDSESRRAFVVVDEQKSCESSSRSDSSVTSGSPARSQSISLSPPVSLSPRKPKSIPDVVVAAALSPSSVSSTPARNPDVSLRAWNENVESSDAWYQMSPPPFNVSHRNHRESPAPSSPLTSSSPSRASSPGRDLEDNAPRRSHVEQSPQRTVSASSSPSPSPPSSPERDLEEIAPRRSNVEQSPKRTISVSSLSSSSPSLPSSPERDLEENTPRRSNVEHSPERTMSRTSQLEENTPRSSNAEHSPERTMSPISQPHSIPPLSSLPYSSLSPSPSPPFSPERPRRSNVDQSPERTVSASSQARCFPPPPPPPPPPPPLLYTQRHWEAPSPSTPIAQPITKPPALIPPSRPFVLQNPTKVSPIELPPSSTSTEKSEEETPKPKLKPLHWDKVRASSDREMVWDHLRSSSFKLNEEMIETLFVVNTPNPKSKETTPRSVLPSPNPDNRVLDPKKSQNIAISLRALNVTLEEVCDALYEGNADTLGTEVLESLLKMAPTKEEERKLKECRDDSAIKLGPAEKFLKAVLDVPFAFRRVDAMLYIANFESEVEYLKKSFETLEAACEELRNSRMFLKLLDAVLKTGNRMNVGTNRGDAHAFKLDTLLKLVDVKGKDGETTLLHFVVQEIIRTEGARLSGTNQTPNSTLSEDAKCRKLGLQVVSSLSSELTNVKKSAAMDADVLSSEVSKLSSGIGNIGEVVRLIGTAGLNESSQKFSESMNRFMKMAEEEIIRIQAQESVALSLVKEITEYFHGNSAKEEAHPFRIFVVVRDFLTILDRVCKEVGMINERTMVSSAHKFPVPVNPMLPQVTPRRPYSSSDDESASS; encoded by the exons ATgcccaccttcttcttcttcttcttcagcctCTCCACCATCATCTTCCTTCTCTTGGTCTCCTCATCTCCCATTCTCGGCCGTAGGACCCTCCTCCACCAGCCCTTCTTACCTCTTGACTCACTCCCTCCTTCCCAacccccctcctcctcctcttcctctccctctccccccacaactcccaccaccaccacaaccaccaccaccaccccgGCACCCAAATTCCCATTTTCCAGTTCCCCACCCAACCCGTCTCCCTTTTTCCCATCCTACCCTtcaccccctccccctccctccCCAGCCTCCTTTGCCACCTTCCCTGCCAACATCTCCTCTCTCATTGTCCCCCAGCCGCACTCCACCAAACGCAGCTCCCCCAAAATCGTCGCCGGCGCCGTTGGTGCCTCCTCCGCCGTCCTCCTCGGGATCGCTATCTTCCTCTACTTCCGGCGCCGGAGGAGCCATGAGTTCGCCGACGACAAGACGTCGAGATCTACCAACAGCAGCAGGTTGTTCCCAGCAAATGTGGGTGCCAGCAAGACCTCCCCCACCGCCCGCGATTCTGAGTTTCTGTATCTGGGCACTTTGGTTAACTCGCGGGGTGTCGATGACGTTCAACGTCCCGCCAATAGGAGGAGAGTTGATGACATTAGCTTGAATACTCGGAAGCTGGACTCCCCGGAGCTCCGCCCGCTTCCGCCACTGGCTCGGCACCTTTCGAGAGAGGGCTTGGATGAAGCGGAAGAAGAGGATGAGGATGAGGAGTTTTACTCGCCCAGAGTGTCGTTGGGCGGCACTGATTCGGAGTCGCGGAGAGCGTTTGTGGTGGTGGACGAGCAGAAGAGCTGCGAGTCCAGTTCGCGTTCGGATTCGTCTGTGACTTCGGGCTCGCCTGCTCGGTCTCAATCCATAAGTCTCTCGCCCCCGGTCAGTTTGAGCCCCAGAAAACCCAAGTCTATACCAGatgttgttgttgctgctgcGCTGTCTCCGTCTTCCGTATCGTCGACGCCGGCGAGGAACCCAGATGTGTCGTTGAGAGCGTGGAATGAGAATGTGGAGTCTTCGGATGCTTGGTATCAAATGTCTCCTCCGCCTTTCAATGTTTCGCATCGAAATCATAGAGAGTCTCCTGCACCTTCTTCACCGCTAACTTCTTCATCACCGTCTCGAGCTTCTTCTCCAGGGCGTGATTTGGAAGACAACGCACCCAGAAGATCCCATGTTGAGCAGTCTCCACAGAGAACTGTCAGTGCTTCttcatcaccatcaccatctcCTCCTTCTTCGCCGGAGCGTGATTTAGAGGAAATTGCACCCAGAAGATCCAATGTCGAGCAGTCTCCAAAGAGAACTATCAGTGTTTCATCACTTTCTTCTTCGTCGCCATCTCTACCTTCTTCCCCAGAGCGTGATTTGGAGGAAAACACACCAAGAAGATCCAATGTTGAGCACTCTCCAGAGAGAACTATGAGTCGTACATCACAGTTGGAGGAAAATACTCCGAGAAGTTCCAATGCTGAGCACTCTCCAGAGAGAACTATGAGTCCTATATCACAGCCTCATTCTATTCCACCACTTTCATCTCTACCTTATTCATCACTATCACCATCACCGTCTCCCCCTTTTTCGCCAGAGCGTCCAAGAAGATCCAACGTTGATCAGTCTCCAGAGAGAACTGTCAGTGCCTCATCACAGGCTCGTTGTTttccacctccaccaccaccgccaccacctcctcctcctctgctGTATACGCAAAGACACTGGGAAGCTCCAAGTCCTTCAACACCCATTGCTCAGCCGATCACTAAGCCGCCAGCACTCATACCGCCTTCGAGGCCTTTCGTACTGCAAAACCCAACAAAGGTTTCTCCAATCGAGCTGCCACCCAGTTCCACATCCACAGAGAAGAGTGAGGAGGAGACCCCCAAGCCCAAGTTAAAGCCGTTGCATTGGGATAAAGTAAGAGCCAGCTCTGATCGCGAAATGGTGTGGGATCACCTCAGATCTAGCTCTTTCAA ATTGAATGAGGAAATGATTGAGACATTGTTTGTGGTGAACACCCCAAACCCAAAATCTAAAGAAACAACCCCACGCTCGGTGCTTCCCTCGCCAAATCCAGATAATAGAGTGCTTGATCCCAAAAAGTCACAGAATATCGCAATTTCGCTGAGGGCGCTTAATGTGACCTTAGAGGAAGTCTGTGATGCTCTTTATGAAG GTAATGCAGATACACTTGGTACTGAAGTACTTGAAAGTTTATTGAAGATGGCTCCAACCAAGGAAGAAGAACGTAAACTGAAGGAGTGCAGAGATGATTCGGCAATCAAGCTGGGTCCAGCTGAGAAATTTCTGAAGGCAGTGCTTGATGTGCCTTTTGCATTTAGAAGGGTGGATGCAATGCTTTACATAGCTAATTTTGAATCTGAGGTTGAGTACCTCAAAAAATCTTTTGAAACTCTAGAG GCAGCCTGTGAAGAACTGAGGAACAGTAGGATGTTTTTGAAGCTTTTAGATGCTGTGTTGAAGACTGGGAACCGCATGAATGTTGGAACAAACCGTGGTGATGCCCATGCCTTCAAGCTTGACACACTTCTCAAGCTTGTTGATGTCAAGGGTAAAGATGGAGAAACCACTCTGTTGCACTTTGTTGTACAAGAAATTATAAGAACGGAAGGGGCTCGACTCTCAGGCACCAACCAAACTCCAAACTCTACGTTGAGTGAAGATGCCAAGTGTAGGAAGCTTGGCCTACAAGTTGTTTCGAGTCTTAGTTCAGAGCTCACCAATGTGAAGAAATCTGCTGCAATGGACGCCGATGTGCTTAGCAGCGAAGTGTCCAAGCTTTCTAGCGGGATTGGGAACATCGGTGAGGTTGTACGATTAATCGGGACTGCAGGATTGAATGAAAGTAGCCAGAAATTTTCAGAGTCAATGAACAGGTTCATGAAAATGGCTGAGGAGGAGATTAtaagaattcaagcccaagaaAGTGTTGCCCTGTCTCTAGTGAAGGAGATTACAGAATACTTCCATGGGAACTCAGCTAAGGAAGAAGCTCACCCTTTCAGAATCTTCGTGGTAGTGAGGGACTTTCTTACCATCCTTGATCGAGTCTGCAAGGAAGTTGGTATGATAAATGAGCGAACAATGGTTAGTTCTGCCCATAAATTTCCAGTTCCAGTGAACCCAATGCTGCCACAAGTTACACCTAGGCGGCCCTACAGTTCCTCTGATGATGAGAGTGCATCTTCTTAG